ACGCGTAGAGCTGAGACTACGAGAGAAAGGGACGAGCAAAGTACACATCTACGACGGCTGGGCGTGGGAGGAGACGGCCCCCGACGACAAGCCCGACTGGATGCCCAACGAGATCACGGAGGCGAACGTCTCGAAGGAAGGGATCGAACACCTCGAAGAGTAACGTGCCGACGATCGTGTTTTCTCGTTCGCCGCCCCTCGAGTGTCGACTGTTCAATTTCTAAGCCTGTAGAAAATACGGTTATTGCTCCCGTCAGTAGCTGCATCTGTCACGTTCTGAAGGGTCAACAGAAGGGGTAATGTAATTCCCATTGCGTATTATTGTTAGGTCCGAGTAAGAAACACGTTTATATGGATTCGAGCAGCCAGAGTCGGTCGTAATATGGGGCCACTCGGTCACAGAATCAAGAGAGGAGAGGGTGTTTGCGGACCCCCTTTGGGAAGTATCTCTACGGGTGAACAGTCCGGGGATAACGACCGGACCGTCAGTACAACGCGAGAGACGGTGACCGGCGGTACGTCCGTTCGATCGATCGGCCGCCCGAGTGAGGGGCCAGGGAGCGAGAGACACGCATGATCGACCGCAAGTGGGTCAATCTGCTGCTCGCGACGGCGATGTTCAACCTCGGGTTCGTGATCTGGTTCTCGTTCGCCCCGTTCACGGGCGAGATCGCGAACGAGTACGGACTCTCGGTGGCCCAACTGGGACTCGTCTCGAGTGCGGCCGTCATCGCCGTCCCCCTCGGCCGAATTATTATCGGACCGCTCACCGACAGATTCGGCGCGCCGGTCACCGCCGGTTTCACGCTGGTGATCGTCGGCATCTTCTCGATCGTCAGCGCGTTCGCACCGAACTACGAGATCTTCACGGTCTCTCGAGTGATCGCCTCGCTGGCGGGGATCACCTTCGTCATCGGCATCCAGCACGTCGCCCAGTGGTTCGAAGCGGAGAACCTCGGCCTCGCTGAAGGGATCTTCGCCGGCGTCGGGAACGCCGGTGCGGGTCTGGGCGCGTACTTCACGCTCCCACGGATCTTCGGCGACGGCTACTCCGACGCGCTGTTCGCGTCGAACTGGCGCGCCGCGTTCTGTTATACTGGCGTCCTCGCCATCGTCCTCGGGATCGTCTACTTCGTCGTCGGTGACGCCGCGAAGACCGAGGAGCG
Above is a window of Natronorubrum tibetense GA33 DNA encoding:
- a CDS encoding non-histone chromosomal MC1 family protein, producing the protein MVREDGKRNFALRESGGDESSVFSGNTPRQAALKAARRLEPGSSEDDAERVELRLREKGTSKVHIYDGWAWEETAPDDKPDWMPNEITEANVSKEGIEHLEE